Genomic window (Gloeothece verrucosa PCC 7822):
ACTTAAAGTGTAAAAGTATACTAAAGCTTTGATAAGAGTCATCAATTGGGTCATAAATATTCGCGCTGGTGATGAATGATATTAATTATTTTTTTGAGGACCGAATATTAAATCCAATCCTTACCAATATGATAATGGCTTCTATTTCTTGCCTAACGCTTGAAAAGCGAGTGCAACGGGTTGCAGTCTATTTTTTAGTTTGGCGATCGCCGTTTCATCTAACCACCTCATTGTAACTTGATTTTGCCCACATTTTTGATGCGTTTGCCCGGCCTCTAGCTACCTGTAGAACGGTAATATTTTAAGGACAGTCTCCAGATTTGCAGACAGATTAGTAGAAAAAGAAAGCCAGCTAAAGGAGAGATCAACTGAAAAATCAGTTTGCTCCCCAATGGATCTTGATGGTCGAGAATATTTAAAACTGGATAATAGCTCACACAAGCCAAGGGAATAACAAAAGTAAAGAAACGGCGAAACCAAGGCTGGTAAATGGCTAATGGATACTGAGCCGTTTCTACACCTCCATAAGTCACAATATTCATAATTTCTAGGCTTTCCGTACTCCAAAAAGATAAGGTCGCCTGAAGGATAATCAATCCGTAGAAGAGACAAGCACCACTTAAAATAGTTGCCATCAAGAAAAAAATTTTATCTAGATGCCAAGTAATATTAAGAACTGAAGCAGACCAAAATAATACCAATAATCCTTGTACTAAACGTCCAAACCGACGTAATGTTATTTCCTGTGCAGCAAGCTGTAGAACCGTGCTTCGTGGTCGTAGTAGGAAGCGATCGAACTCACCACTTTTCAAAAAACTGGGGAAAAGTTCAAACCCACGAGAATTTGTATCGCACAGAGCAAAGGCTATGTTAACAATACTATAGAAAAAAGCAATCTCCGGCAAACTCCAATCCTGTAGGTGATCGAAACGAGTTAGTAGGATAAGAATTGCCACAAATTCAAGTCCTGTACTGAGGAAATTCCCAATCAATAAAAGAATAAAAGATGTTCGATATTGCATCTGAGAACGAAGGGATGCTTTTAAATACTGACCATAGAGAAATAAATTATCCAACATAATTATCCTCCTTGAATCACAAGACGACGAGTACCAAAAGCGAAAATCAAGCGACCAAAAATAACAAATGTTACAATCCAAGCAAGTTGATGCAATACTGCCGATCCCAATTCATAAGGTGGAATATGTCCGACATAAAGTTGTAAAGGAACGTCAACAAGGTCTCGAAAAGGAAGAAAATTAAGAATAGATTGAAACCAGTCTGGAAAGAAAGGTAAAGGTACAATAATCCCAGAAAAAATCAGCACAAGAATATTTATAAATTGGTTTATACCTTGACCTGCAATTGTCCAAAGTAGAATAATACTAGCTAAAGTAGATATGGCACTTGTTAACAGCAACGCCCCTAAGAGAGCCAAAATTGCTGCCGCTCCTGCACCGAAGGAAGCAGGTGGTTTCAGCCCAAAAAAAAGCAAAGCCAATGCGAAGATAGGTAAAGTTCGTAGCAATACCTGAGCAAGACGGCTTGCCATTGCACGGAAGTACCAAAAACTGTAGAGGTCTACTGGTTTTAGTAACTCATAACAAACAGTACCAACACGCATCATTGTCAGCAGATCATTATCAATTGAGAAGATACTTACAGAAAACATGGCTTGTCCAAGCCAGACATAATCTGTTGTTTCTGAATGTGTCATTGGTTGTTCAATCACATTAGAACTGTAAAGTGCATTAAAAATCATGACACGGATCAAACCCCAAAATAGTTGGGTAAGTGTTCCAAATATCGCTGCTGTTCTATATTGTAAAACTGTACGAATTCTAGCACTGAGAATAGCAAAGTAAGGACTCATCGTTCTCCTTCGTATAAACGAGCAATAATTTCTTCAATGGGTGGATTCTCTACAAAGAGATCCTGTACTGGATATTGAGCAGTGATGCGGCTAATTAGATCGGTAACAGGAGTTGTATCTGGAGAAAAGCGTAGATGAACTCGTTGATTCTGATGATAAATGACCTCAGCATCTGGATCTTGGATTTCGGGGATTTCCTCAGCAAGATCGATAATAAGTAGACGTTCTTTGGATACGCTAGATCTTAAATCCCTTAGGCTACCATCGGAGAGAATTTTCCCTTGATCGATTACGATGACCCGATCACATAGTGCTTCAATGTCATCTAAATCGTGGGTTGTAAGAATAATTGTTGCTTTTCTTTCCTGGTTGAACTGTCTAATAAAATCACGAACAGCCAATTTGGATACTGCATCTAACCCAATGGTGGGTTCGTCAAGAAAAAGTAGCGGAGGACTGTGGAGTAAAGCTGCTACGAAATCCGCACGCACTCGCTGACCTAGACTAAGCTGACGTACAGGGATATCCAAGAATGCAGATAAGTTTAGTGTGTCAATCAACTCATCTCGTTGGCGGCTATAGTCAGTGGTTGGTATTCGATAAATCCGGCGCAGGAGATCGAAAGATTCGATAACTGGAAGATCCCACCACAATTGAGTGCGCTGACCAAAAACAACACCGATCTGTCTAACGTGTTCAATGCGGTTTTCCCAAGGTATACGACCAAAAACTTCACAATGCCCGGAATCTGGAAACATAATTCCCGCCAGAATTTTTACGGTACTAGATTTACCAGCACCATTAGGACCAATATATCCAACAAGCTCACCTTGCTCTAAGGTGAAAGAGATATGATCGAGGGCATAGATTTCACGATAATTACGATGAAAAACACCTTGAAATGAACCCCAAAGTCCAGGCTGTCGTTCTGCAATACGATAGGTTTTCACTAAATCTTTAACAATAAGTTGAGACATGAGTTTCTTTCAATTATCTATCAAATTATTCTTCTAAAGACTATTCGTAAAATAAACCTTAAAAAGCTACGGGTCTTGGTATCAAAATATACCGAAGAGAACCCACATTATCATTGCTGGCTCAACAGATGATAAACTTTAATGTCCTTTACAATAGCTACCAAATCAGTCTTCTCGTTGGTTTCCCAAAGAATAATACAAATTGATCCCTGTGTAAGTTCATCACTAAAACTTTGAAGTAATAGTTCATCATTCACATAGAGGCGAAATACTGCTCCACAAATATCAATCCGCAAAGCATACCATGTTCTGACTTTCATGTCGAAAGGAACAGAAGCCATATTATTTTCCCACTTTCCTCTCACACGGCGATCAAAGAATGCTCGTCCAGCTTCAAATCTATACCGATAACGATTGTCAAAATCTTGATATCTGAAGTTAAAAGCAAATTCTCGAAAGTCAGTAACTCGCTGTACTTGCATATGCCAAGATAGATTAGTCCAGGAGTAGAATAGAGGGTCAAGATAAACATAGCACCATTGATCTGCGGAAAGAGTTTTTCCTGAAAAGCTGATTCCCTCGGAGGTAAATTCAACGTCTTGGGGAAGTTGATATTGAGAATACAATTTCCATTCTTTGGCAGAATTTAGTGAATGATAATTATACAATAGTTCAGATGTTATTATCCATTCTTTTTTTTCAAGTAATCCTAGTGCTTGTGGTAGTTGGTCAAAGTAGCGATGATTCCAGTTAGGTACTTGATAATCTGTACATTTTTTGCATTCTTCGATTAGAGTGGGGACATCTTCCATCTTTTCAGCCCATTTTACGAAAGCAAGCTCTTTAAACCAAAGAATTCCAAAACTCATCTTGTGTCCAATAGAAGGTAATGCAACACAAGGGCGTTGGCAGACAATAGCAAAGATTAAACCGTGAAATCTATCTGTTACTACTACCTCTGCTTGCTCAATTTTAGCTAGAGTTTCTTCAACAAATGTCTGTCTTTCATGGGGGAGAACCGGGTCTGACCTTCGAATATCCATCAGTATGCTATTGTGGGAGAATTTGGCGATTAATGCTTCTTTTTCTTGAAGGGAAAAAGCCGATTCAATATCATTATCATTTCTAAGACAAAAGACAATCTTTGCCTTATGATTTTGGCGTTTTCTCGGGGGAAGGGTAAGTACAAAATCTGGGATACAGAAGGTGGGTGTTTGTGGTAACAAGCTTTCTGAAAGGTGAGCACTGTATAAATCTCGGCATAAGATCGTTAATTTATGATGAGCCTTATAAATTTCACTAGTTTTTACAGTTTGGCTTTTACCATGTTCTGTATTAGTAAAATAAATAGTTTGAGGGAGACTAATAATTACATTTTCTTTAAAAGTTTGTATCAATCGTCTTCGAACACTCTCCGTTGACATATAGCGATCGCCTAAATTCCCTCCACTATGAAGTATGATGATGTCGTCTTTAGAAATTAAATAACGAAGAGATGGTAGAATTTTTGTAACTTGGTCTTGATCGAGTTCCAAAATTAGTAAGGAGGGAAAATGCTTACGAAGCCAATTTTGAATAGCAATAACTTGTGCTTGATCTCCTGCATTTCTAATCCAAGGGGGCGGGAGTAAAGCATAAACTATTTTTCTTTTTTTTATTAGATTAAGGTGTTTTAGATAAAAAAGAGTGTTTTTCCATATGCCTCTAATCCCAAGGGGGACTGGGGGCAATTCAGCATAATATAGTCTGCCTTGTTTTGAAGTAGAGTTCATTTTCTTCGCTTTGAAAATTAGCTATTCTTTAGCTACAGATAAGTTAATAAAACCATAATAAACGATTACGGAATAATCTAGGGTGTTTAAAAGTAAAAACAATCAAAGAAACTTTCATACACAGCTTTTATGTTGTTGAAAGCCCGGTTAATTTCCAGCGAAAATTATTTTGTCCGCTTCCCCAACAGCAGGAGAAGAGCGCAGCGATCGCCGAGGTGAGCTTGTTAAGTATTTCGGCTACCCGCCCAAATTTTACATCAGCCACCGAGTGCGATCAATCCTGCACGGGGGTTTGGAGGATGCCCCCAAGTTCTGAGATACTAACGAGTAGATCGATGGGATAATACATTTATATTAATTAC
Coding sequences:
- a CDS encoding ABC transporter permease, whose protein sequence is MLDNLFLYGQYLKASLRSQMQYRTSFILLLIGNFLSTGLEFVAILILLTRFDHLQDWSLPEIAFFYSIVNIAFALCDTNSRGFELFPSFLKSGEFDRFLLRPRSTVLQLAAQEITLRRFGRLVQGLLVLFWSASVLNITWHLDKIFFLMATILSGACLFYGLIILQATLSFWSTESLEIMNIVTYGGVETAQYPLAIYQPWFRRFFTFVIPLACVSYYPVLNILDHQDPLGSKLIFQLISPLAGFLFLLICLQIWRLSLKYYRSTGS
- a CDS encoding ABC transporter permease, with amino-acid sequence MSPYFAILSARIRTVLQYRTAAIFGTLTQLFWGLIRVMIFNALYSSNVIEQPMTHSETTDYVWLGQAMFSVSIFSIDNDLLTMMRVGTVCYELLKPVDLYSFWYFRAMASRLAQVLLRTLPIFALALLFFGLKPPASFGAGAAAILALLGALLLTSAISTLASIILLWTIAGQGINQFINILVLIFSGIIVPLPFFPDWFQSILNFLPFRDLVDVPLQLYVGHIPPYELGSAVLHQLAWIVTFVIFGRLIFAFGTRRLVIQGG
- a CDS encoding ABC transporter ATP-binding protein, with translation MSQLIVKDLVKTYRIAERQPGLWGSFQGVFHRNYREIYALDHISFTLEQGELVGYIGPNGAGKSSTVKILAGIMFPDSGHCEVFGRIPWENRIEHVRQIGVVFGQRTQLWWDLPVIESFDLLRRIYRIPTTDYSRQRDELIDTLNLSAFLDIPVRQLSLGQRVRADFVAALLHSPPLLFLDEPTIGLDAVSKLAVRDFIRQFNQERKATIILTTHDLDDIEALCDRVIVIDQGKILSDGSLRDLRSSVSKERLLIIDLAEEIPEIQDPDAEVIYHQNQRVHLRFSPDTTPVTDLISRITAQYPVQDLFVENPPIEEIIARLYEGER
- a CDS encoding polysaccharide pyruvyl transferase family protein; this encodes MNSTSKQGRLYYAELPPVPLGIRGIWKNTLFYLKHLNLIKKRKIVYALLPPPWIRNAGDQAQVIAIQNWLRKHFPSLLILELDQDQVTKILPSLRYLISKDDIIILHSGGNLGDRYMSTESVRRRLIQTFKENVIISLPQTIYFTNTEHGKSQTVKTSEIYKAHHKLTILCRDLYSAHLSESLLPQTPTFCIPDFVLTLPPRKRQNHKAKIVFCLRNDNDIESAFSLQEKEALIAKFSHNSILMDIRRSDPVLPHERQTFVEETLAKIEQAEVVVTDRFHGLIFAIVCQRPCVALPSIGHKMSFGILWFKELAFVKWAEKMEDVPTLIEECKKCTDYQVPNWNHRYFDQLPQALGLLEKKEWIITSELLYNYHSLNSAKEWKLYSQYQLPQDVEFTSEGISFSGKTLSADQWCYVYLDPLFYSWTNLSWHMQVQRVTDFREFAFNFRYQDFDNRYRYRFEAGRAFFDRRVRGKWENNMASVPFDMKVRTWYALRIDICGAVFRLYVNDELLLQSFSDELTQGSICIILWETNEKTDLVAIVKDIKVYHLLSQQ